The genomic DNA TTCATAATGTATGAATgcgaaatgattaattttttttaattttaatattggaATTTTTGTATGTTTTTGAAACGTGTCTCGAACTTTCTGTTGTGGCGTATCCAAACTCAAATTTCGTACAAAAAGAGCGGTTACCTGAAAGTTTTTAATATTACTTCGTTTACACAAAATGGCGGTGTACAAATGATTCCATTGCTCATGTTCAAATAGCGATATGAAGcattttagttttatttaagTGATTAATTTTCGAAAGATGTTTCAATTCTTACGTTTTCCATAACTTCTTCGTCAATAGGATCTCCAGGTTCCGGATCGGCCCAATCAACCGCAATTTCATGATCCCACAACATCACTCTTCCAGGTATTAATTTTCGTCTAGCCATGGCGGCGGTTCTGTGATCTTTGAATTCGACGAAGATGAAACCGCGGTTCAACGACTTGTCACGTGCACATGGATACAGATAGATATCCGTGATACCCTCGAGGATCTTATTAAGTTCTGTCATAAATTCTTCTTTGCTTTTGTTTTTCGGCACTCCACCGAAAAAGAGCCGACAGTTGTCGATGGATTTAACGACGCCGATATGGTGGCCGGGTCTGATTTCATAACCGTCAAGTTTAGCGCACGCGTTCCTcgcaatttttgaattttcgaaCAACGCGAACGCGTATCCGCGGGTTGTACCAGCAAAATCGAGCATCAATCGTAACTCCATCAAACGACCAACCTTTTCAAGCACGGGCATTAATTCATCCTCGTAACAATCACGTGGAAGACGACCGAGAAAGATCTCTGCACCTTTGACACGTTGCTTTTCTCCGCGAACGATCTCAGGCGCGGTTAAACGACGTTGTCCATTTTCTTGCACTAATTCGTACTTCGTGTTTCTTAACAGTTCTAACAATCTGATCGTCAATTGATACTCTTCTGCAATATTTTCAATCGGCTTGGAAAATATCTTTTTCGTGTCATCCATATTGTCGCACAACACGTCGAGCCGGGACGAAAACGATAAACGAACTGTGTCGACTAAGTTGATCCTTTActccttctttcttccttctcttaCCCCCACAAACGAGTATAATTCGTCAGAATATATGGAGTGTATTCTGCAGATGGACCAATCGCAGTGATCGAGTATCATCGCCAATACAACGACACCTCTTCAAATAGAAGAGGATAACAAACATTTCAGGGACCACTTGGGTGCAAAATAAGCAAAGCACGTGCGTCCCGTATTAAATTTCAAACCCTAACGAGAGTATTATAAACGGGATACTGAAAATATACCGTATAAACACTCgttatatttttaaacgaaagatgaaTTAACAACAATTTATTAAAACACACATTATAATATGAGCAGTTAATATTTAACAATATAAATCCAGTTTCATACTTCTAAATGCATATAAGTATAAATCTTGCAGAGATAATTAAAAACACTAAAAATGCGTCttactttattatatatttatctgTTGCTGAATAAAACGggccatttaatttaattctcgtATACGCAAAAATATACGCTCtgatttatgaatattaaaatagaaatcatatcttttactttttattatagaACAGTACACGTTGAAATATAGATATTCGTataaatcaaaaatatatttttatcgacACTGATGTTTACGAGCTAGTAGAGGGAAATGTCTTTGTATTCACATGGACGAGATACAGGGCAAGAACTCCAATTAaactttatataataaattgattAGTGCAACAATAAAATGTAAcacgattttattttaaaataattaagttaATAACTTAGGAACATtttgtgaattttatttttatattttttatattttatttatcgctgtgtgcgtgaaaaatGGTACTCTTGGTGTCATCTAGCGACGAAATTATAAAAGTGAAAAATGTAAAGCAATGGTCGCAGATACAAAACGACTGGACtaaagacacaattttgacgccttctgattttattttttggaaatcagtcaaaatattttttaaattcgatccTTGCACTATCTATACATAAACGGCAGAAACTACTCAATAACTTACCGACCTAGTTTCTTTTCTAGCACTATCTATCGGAAAACAGCGGAAGTTACTTACCGACTTATCATACGGTAGTCGGTAATTGTCTAGTAGTTTCCGTCGTTTCTGTATAGGTAACGCTGGgttcgaattttaaaaatatttaatttatgtctttttaaaatacaagtttttctaaaaaaatagaattaaagggAGTCAAAATTGTCTTTTCAGTGGCGGTTTGATATTGCAATTAATTCATAACTCACGTGTGACGCCACCAAATGTTTCATAATGAAGCCTTCATCTGGTATCGGTGTTATATTGAAGTAATCTGCTGTTGCCGTGACTTTGCATTATTGGTCATTTAgtcgttaattattaataaaaaagcaCTGAACAATCGACGCATGTAACGCGCAGATTCAGACACATAAGTACCGTACTCGACCATAGTCGCAACCAAACTGAACCAAACTATTCGGCTCGTCACGTCGGCTCGTAGCCGACACTCCTACGGCTGGGCCTGCGCActatgcgcgctctgattgtgcggcatttttcattaataattcaaaaattaagccTTAACAAGCATTTtggtaaaagaaaaagttattcaaaattatcccaGCTACCACCCTTTCAAAGGATACCCACCTCTagccgaacaccctgtataatattgCAAGAAGGATGAAATTTAATACGTGCAATTTTTTCCACATTAAATATACGTCTCCAGTATTTCTTTTAGAGTTTAGAAGATAGTATTAGAAGATAGTTTAGAACATTATATCTTGAGAGAGTGTTTGGAAGATGTCTAAAATTATGCAACAGATTTATTGTTATGTGAATAAATGCAACGGACGCTATACAAAAGTAAAGGTATCATGTACAGAGCATCGGAGTAAGCGTGACTGAACTTTCTATAATTAACGTTTACAGAACTGCGCAACCATATTTCTTGTGATCGACGGCTTTTACTTTTTGTACATGTTTATTTGTAAATCTATTGATTGTAACGATTCTTTATAAATGATTGTGTAACGACATGTCTGTACTAAAGCTACCAAGCTATTTTGGAAAACGATATTATCATTCTTGCACTCTTCAACAGGCACTCGTTTCCACGCACAACATTCTACACTGAActcaaatgaaaatattgtagTCATACGGATCGAAAGCATATATACCCTACATGCAAAAAACAAAACAATTCTCATATCATTGTACAATATATTTGCTTCCGATCCACGCATTTTAATTGATTTGCTACATAAACCGTAACGGCGAGCCTTAGTAACATTATTTCTTTACTATTACACATTAGGTACCTACATGTCCTTCATTTGCATACAAAGGACCGTTCATCAGTGCCGTTTTTACTTTGTACACGAtcgtgagaaaataaatttgcgTACATGGCACTAAGCAACTTTATAGAACACGGATCTAATAATCTTAAgcatacaaaaataaattataataataatcatgTATCTCTGAACTTATTACATATACATTGAATACTATATTAtgtatacgtatgtatataatatatatagatatataaatatattttaaagtacAGTATCCCTTATAGTTACTCCTGATTTAGAGCACAATTAaaatgctattttttttttcaataatacaTATTAGAACATCTAGGAGAATTATCGAACAATCagcagaataattaatttttaaaaaatttctactaAAAATGAAAACATGTGTTTGTTACTCAATATATACATAAATGGTAATGTGATTTTCTGTTTTGTATCATTACCAAATTTTACTTGAATGAAAGAAGCAAATGTACGAGCTTAGTATAGTCATCTTGTGTTCGATGAAATACGTGGGCTACTTACCACGCAACTAAAACAATTACAACtaatacattatttaaaaaaatatattacaccAGCAATGCATAGTTCTCCTAGATATTCATCTTTCACTAAACCCACCATGGCTTCCGCTGGTGTACGCTTTGGCTGTAGCAAATTACCTATAAACAAAAACCTactttataaaattacaaaaactgAAAATTAAGTACATATTGAATACATACCTACATAGTTTAAGAAGTTCAGTAAATTACAGACTTGTGAAGGCACAGGACGAGACGACTAGGAATAACGTTGCAATATTTATCGCAAACTGAGATGCAGTTGATGACTGTCCTTTCACTAAAAACAAGTGAAACATATACGAAAAACC from Osmia lignaria lignaria isolate PbOS001 chromosome 15, iyOsmLign1, whole genome shotgun sequence includes the following:
- the LOC117600389 gene encoding RNA-binding protein 47, whose amino-acid sequence is MDDTKKIFSKPIENIAEEYQLTIRLLELLRNTKYELVQENGQRRLTAPEIVRGEKQRVKGAEIFLGRLPRDCYEDELMPVLEKVGRLMELRLMLDFAGTTRGYAFALFENSKIARNACAKLDGYEIRPGHHIGVVKSIDNCRLFFGGVPKNKSKEEFMTELNKILEGITDIYLYPCARDKSLNRGFIFVEFKDHRTAAMARRKLIPGRVMLWDHEIAVDWADPEPGDPIDEEVMENVTALFVRNLSLDTPQQKVRDTFQKHTKIPILKLKKINHFAFIHYENRQAAQIVMDIMTRPNSIAETEGWEIRWAKPIGATKVLERQRCIDEAVARTNSQKLNQNRSKRMLEKKSNAKPNVDLNDNEVTDTTPIYMNVLQNFIKERFNAFCSFDCLHVGNTIGYACKITIFQGSLILFEYHGELMPTKQSAIAIACTKMHQLVTTSLNSSVLQGNEQYYMNQTIGINPVVGSPVNWHNNTQYN